The genome window CGCGAACGCGGATTGTCCATCAATTCCTGCTTTGAGGCGGTCAGCGGTTTTTTATTCAGCAGCCGCACCGCCGGTTCGTCATAAATCAGTTTTTCGCCTCCCTGCTGAAGCGATTCCCGCTTCACGCAGTGGCGCTTAAAACACTCTTTCACCATTCGGTCTTCCAAACTGTGGAAAGTAATTACCGCCATCCGACCGCCATCCCGCAGCATGGAAAGTCCAGCTTCCAGCCCGCGCTCCAGGCTGTCGAGTTCGGCATTCACTGCCATCCGCAACGCCTGGAATGTCTTGGTGGCCGGATGCGTAGGCCCGCGACGCCCGCCCTTGGCTCTTTCGACGATTTCAGCCAGATCCAGCGTTCGCTCGATCCGCCGGCCCTCTCTGGCCTGCACAATCGCCCGCGCAATCCGGCGGGAATCGCGTTCTTCTCCAAAGCGGAAAATCACATCCGCTAAAATCTGTTCATCCTCTTCATTCACCCAATCAGCGGCAGACCGGCCCTGAGTCCGGTCCATTCGCATATCGAGAGGACCGTCTTTTCCAAAACTGAAGCCGCGCTCCGCCACATCCAGCTGGGGCGAGCTGACCCCGAGATCGAGCAATACCCCGTCGACCTCGGTTACGCCGATCTGTTTGCAAAGCTCCTTCATCTCTGAAAAATTTCCGTGCAATCTCTGCGCCTGATCCCCGAATGGTTCTAAAATTACTTTCGTCTGCTTGATTGCCTCCAGGTCACGATCCAGTCCGATCAGCCGACCTTCCGGATTCAACCGTTTTAAAATTTCTTTCGAATGTCCTCCCCGTCCCAACGTACCGTCGATATAGGTGCCCGCAGGATTATTCACCAACAGGTCCAACGTCTCGTTCAGCAATACCGGAACATGCATACAACCCCTAAACAGCCAAACGGGTTCCAAGGACCCGGCGGGAACAGGCAGCGGAAAATGTTGCTGCCTGCTTTTCGGTCATCAGCATGGTGCGGCTCGCCCGTCCGTCAGGAAGCCGCAGGTAGCGCTCTTTATCCCGCCTCAGATCAATGGTCTGAGACAGATGCATATATTTCGCGATACCGGACATACTCATTAATTATTTCCTCCTAATAACTTCCAAAAAATGTGTTTTCTGCCAGCGGCGAGTCGGTCGGCAGAGCCAAATCAAATTTTTCTTCACTCCAAAGCTCAATGCGGGTCAACGTCCCGACCAGAACCACCTTGTTCTGCACTGCAGCATGCGCCAGCAGTTCATCTTTAATCCGCACCCGTCCCTGCGCATCAACAGCCAAAGCATCCGCAGAAGCGGTCAAAGCCCGAATGGCCTGATGATCATTCTCATCCACAGCATCCGCCGAACGGAGCTGAGCCAGCCGTCGATTCATTTCCTGAAGCGTATAAAGAAACAAGCACTGCTTATCCGGATGGGGAAAAACAAACAGGCGTAATGAATCGCCCAGCAATGAACGCCAAGTGGATGGAATAATAAGCCGTCGTTTTGGATCGAGAGAGTGATGATACGAACCAACGAACAGCTCCTCTGTCTTTGATTCTAATGTATTCATACTCCACCTCGCTCTTATATGCCCCCTTTTATGTCACCACACCCCACACCGGTCAACATGATTCCCCAACGAATTTTTATTTGAACAAAATCCTGATATAACGGACTAACAGAGACGAATACGGTGAAATCTCACCAAAAACCACAAGGAGGATCCATGAAAAGACTTGCCACACTTACTGCGGCCATGGTCGTTGCCACTGCCGTGCTCGGCACCGAAAACACAGCAACCAAACATTCCTGCTGTTGTGATTGCAAAGAAAGTACGAGGACGAAAGAAACAAAATGCGTCGAACACGGCTCATGCAAAGAAAGCTCCGCCTGCCCAACAGCCTGTGAATCAGCAAAAAAAGCAGAAAAAAGTGAATGCTCCGGAGGAGTCTGCCCACTGCCGAAGTAAAATTCGCAGAGGCCATATCTGCGCAAAAAAAAGCCGCCCGGCGAAGGGCGGCTTATCAGTGATCAATTCAATACTTTACTCAGCTGAAGCTTCCAGCTGTTTGACATAGACTGCCAAATGATCCTTGAGCGTATTCAGTGATGTTGTAAGGTCCCCCATCTCCGCTTTAAGCGACTTGGCCTTTTCACCCATCAACTCGCTGATCGACAGTTCTTTGAGCTGAGCGGTCAGAGCTTCCAACTCGGTCTTTTTCCCAGCAATCACAGTCTCATACTGATCGACCATTTTCTGCAGCTTGGCCTGCCCCATTTCGGAGGCTTCAGCTGTAACCTGCTCCACGGACTTCGCTTCGTCCACACCCCCGCCGCCACAACCGGCAAGAAGTGCAGCAACTATCAACGCAATCAGTCCAGTATATACTCTCATCATTTTTCCTTTGTGTGTTTTTCGTAGAAACATTCGGTCGCACTATGAACAGTGGAGCCGGCTTTGAAAGCGGATTTTATCCGGGGCTACTTCAATGAAGGAATTTCCATGCCTTCTGCAGCTTTCGCAGCATCTTTCTGCATGTCATCTGCAGCATTTTTCATTTTCTGTTCATCTGATTGGCCACATCCGACAAAAACCATCAGTGCCATCAGGGCAAATAACCATTTTGCTGCCTTCATTACGTCCTCCTTTTTTCCGTTCAACCTGCAGGTGCCGAAGTGCACCTTTGCCTGTTATGCGCGTTATTTTAAAGAAGGAATCGTTCAGGGCAACAACAAAAACCCGACTTTGAAAGTCGGGTTTTTCCGTACTTTACGATATCATCCTGCTTCATGCCGGCATTACGCCTGATCAAAAAGCCAGGTTGAAAGATACCGTTCCCCGGTATCGCAAATGAGAGTCACGATGGTTTTACCTGCATTCTCTGCCCGTTTGGCAAGCTCCAAAGCTGCCCATACGTTTCCGCCGGCCGAAATACCGCAGAGAATCCCCTCTTCGGCAGCCAGTCGCCGAGCAGTAATTCCAGCATCCGCTGCATTGAGCAAAAGAACTTCATCCACAAGGTCTATATTCAGGTTGGCTGGAATAAAACCGGCACCAATACCCTGAATTTTGTGCGGCCCCGGTTGCCCTCCGGAAATAACCGGCGATTCAACCGGCTCAACGGCAACGACTTTAACCTCCGGCTTACGCTCTTTCAGAGCCGACCCCACGCCCGTCAGCGTTCCACCGGTTCCGACTCCAGCCACGAATATATCTACGGCACCATCCGTATCCTCCCAGATTTCCACACCCGTGGTCCGGCGGTGAATATCCGGATTAGCAGCGTTGTCAAATTGCTGCGGCATAAACCCCCCGGGCAACTGATCCACAAGCTCTTCGGCCTTTTTGATCGCACCGGGCATTCCCTCCGAACCGGGAGTAAGAATCAGCTCTGCGCCCAGAGCCGAAAGCAGTTTGCGCCGCTCAATACTCATCGTCTCCGGCATCGTAAGAATCAGTTTGTAGCCTTTGGCCGCCGCTGTAAAAGCCAAGGCAATGCCGGTATTACCGCTGGTCGGCTCGACGATGGTTGCGCCGGGCTTAAGCTCTCCGCTTTTCTCGGCCGCTTCCACCATTGCAACACCAATACGGTCTTTTACACTGCCAAGAGGATTCCGCGATTCCATCTTCACAAGCACCGTTGCTTTCAACCCGTCAGCCAACCGATTCAGTCGAACCAACGGCGTTTTGCCTACGGTCTGCGTCACATTATCAAAAACCTTCATAAT of Tichowtungia aerotolerans contains these proteins:
- the rsmH gene encoding 16S rRNA (cytosine(1402)-N(4))-methyltransferase RsmH; translated protein: MHVPVLLNETLDLLVNNPAGTYIDGTLGRGGHSKEILKRLNPEGRLIGLDRDLEAIKQTKVILEPFGDQAQRLHGNFSEMKELCKQIGVTEVDGVLLDLGVSSPQLDVAERGFSFGKDGPLDMRMDRTQGRSAADWVNEEDEQILADVIFRFGEERDSRRIARAIVQAREGRRIERTLDLAEIVERAKGGRRGPTHPATKTFQALRMAVNAELDSLERGLEAGLSMLRDGGRMAVITFHSLEDRMVKECFKRHCVKRESLQQGGEKLIYDEPAVRLLNKKPLTASKQELMDNPRSRSAKLRVAEREKPV
- the cysK gene encoding cysteine synthase A; its protein translation is MKVFDNVTQTVGKTPLVRLNRLADGLKATVLVKMESRNPLGSVKDRIGVAMVEAAEKSGELKPGATIVEPTSGNTGIALAFTAAAKGYKLILTMPETMSIERRKLLSALGAELILTPGSEGMPGAIKKAEELVDQLPGGFMPQQFDNAANPDIHRRTTGVEIWEDTDGAVDIFVAGVGTGGTLTGVGSALKERKPEVKVVAVEPVESPVISGGQPGPHKIQGIGAGFIPANLNIDLVDEVLLLNAADAGITARRLAAEEGILCGISAGGNVWAALELAKRAENAGKTIVTLICDTGERYLSTWLFDQA
- a CDS encoding division/cell wall cluster transcriptional repressor MraZ, whose product is MNTLESKTEELFVGSYHHSLDPKRRLIIPSTWRSLLGDSLRLFVFPHPDKQCLFLYTLQEMNRRLAQLRSADAVDENDHQAIRALTASADALAVDAQGRVRIKDELLAHAAVQNKVVLVGTLTRIELWSEEKFDLALPTDSPLAENTFFGSY